Proteins encoded by one window of Companilactobacillus ginsenosidimutans:
- a CDS encoding cation:proton antiporter, which produces MEFITLLALMLFATLVVSHLFNKMNLPAVIGQLILGVVLGKGVLDIVKPTHEVELFAEIGVILLMFLAGLESDIKLLKKHLRPSINVAIFGVILPVALTLLTALLFNINMKESIFISVVFAATSVSISVEVLKSLNYLSSDSSTVILGAAVVDDILAIAILSVMSGTLTGDFKITQLALLLGLWVVFGIVTFIAYKWLIPGIMKLAKYIDATHATTIMALLICFIFAFFADEVQLDAVLGAFVAGIAVSNAPGFEEKVNNDIETIGYSIFIPIFFISIGINLEFTNFMHDFWLIIIFTITGIIGKLLGAGFGARISGFNMKDSYVIGSGMISRGEMALIIAQIGFNVKLLSEEYYSSVIISIILITILAPFFLKHSIGKNPL; this is translated from the coding sequence ATGGAATTTATAACCCTTTTAGCTTTAATGTTATTTGCGACCCTTGTGGTCAGCCACCTATTCAACAAAATGAACCTACCTGCTGTTATTGGACAGTTAATTTTAGGCGTCGTTTTAGGAAAAGGTGTCCTCGACATCGTCAAGCCGACTCATGAAGTCGAGCTTTTCGCCGAGATCGGCGTGATTCTATTAATGTTTCTCGCCGGACTGGAAAGTGATATAAAGCTACTTAAAAAACACTTACGACCAAGTATTAACGTGGCCATTTTTGGTGTGATTTTGCCTGTAGCTTTAACGTTATTAACTGCCCTATTATTCAACATCAACATGAAGGAAAGTATCTTTATTTCCGTTGTCTTCGCGGCAACATCAGTTTCAATCTCTGTTGAAGTCTTGAAGAGTTTAAACTACTTATCAAGTGACTCATCGACAGTTATTTTGGGAGCAGCGGTAGTTGACGATATTCTAGCAATTGCTATTTTAAGTGTTATGTCTGGAACTCTAACCGGAGATTTCAAAATTACACAACTAGCATTGCTACTAGGATTATGGGTAGTCTTCGGAATCGTCACCTTCATTGCGTACAAGTGGTTGATTCCAGGAATTATGAAGTTGGCCAAATATATTGATGCGACTCATGCAACAACTATTATGGCTTTACTAATTTGTTTCATTTTTGCATTCTTCGCCGACGAAGTTCAACTAGATGCAGTTCTAGGTGCATTCGTCGCCGGTATCGCAGTTTCAAATGCACCTGGATTTGAAGAAAAAGTTAATAATGATATTGAAACAATTGGATATAGTATTTTTATTCCAATCTTCTTTATCAGCATCGGGATAAATCTAGAATTCACAAACTTTATGCACGATTTTTGGCTAATAATTATCTTCACAATTACCGGAATTATCGGTAAATTACTAGGCGCAGGATTTGGTGCAAGAATATCCGGATTCAACATGAAAGATTCATATGTAATTGGTTCGGGAATGATTTCACGTGGCGAAATGGCGCTGATTATCGCCCAAATCGGTTTTAATGTGAAACTGCTTTCAGAAGAATACTATTCAAGTGTTATCATCAGTATTATACTAATAACTATACTAGCTCCGTTTTTCCTCAAACACTCCATTGGAAAGAACCCTTTGTGA
- a CDS encoding Gfo/Idh/MocA family protein: MKKIGVIGLGNIAQKAYLPVMASLQDQFEWHLTTRNVDKGNKLVRQYGFTQHHQTLDELIAVHPLAVFVHTPTSTHAQIIERLLNENINVFVDKPVSDNFDDVVQLYDLAKAKGLLLTCGFNRRFAPFYDELHGLVDKRIINVTKTREKVLQTPKDAIFDLAIHSVDTALYLLGNQTIEDVNSRVITDADGNLAQHYLTLDTKMTRVNVTTNMESGVNLEQALVQTDSVCESVTNLTTLDKIQSNSRQQFQRPDWESTLYSRGFEPMIKVFLDAVITNGANPVSPESSILTHKICTDSCK, encoded by the coding sequence ATGAAAAAAATTGGTGTTATTGGTTTGGGTAATATTGCTCAAAAGGCATATTTACCTGTTATGGCGTCTTTACAGGATCAATTTGAATGGCATTTGACTACTCGAAATGTTGATAAGGGGAATAAGCTGGTTCGTCAGTATGGATTTACTCAACATCATCAAACTCTTGATGAATTGATTGCTGTGCATCCTTTGGCTGTTTTTGTGCATACTCCGACTAGTACTCATGCGCAAATTATTGAGCGTCTTTTGAATGAGAATATAAATGTATTTGTCGACAAACCTGTTTCTGATAATTTCGATGATGTTGTTCAATTGTATGATCTGGCTAAAGCTAAGGGACTTCTGTTGACTTGCGGATTCAATCGTCGTTTTGCTCCTTTTTATGATGAACTTCATGGACTAGTTGATAAGAGAATTATTAACGTTACCAAGACTCGTGAGAAGGTTTTGCAGACTCCTAAGGATGCTATTTTTGACCTGGCCATTCATTCTGTTGATACTGCCTTATATTTGTTAGGTAATCAGACAATTGAAGATGTTAACTCACGTGTTATTACTGATGCTGATGGGAATTTAGCTCAACATTATTTAACTCTAGATACTAAAATGACGCGTGTTAATGTCACTACTAATATGGAAAGTGGGGTTAACTTAGAACAAGCACTAGTTCAGACGGATTCGGTGTGTGAAAGTGTGACTAATTTAACTACCCTTGATAAAATTCAAAGTAACTCTAGACAACAATTTCAACGTCCTGATTGGGAGAGTACTTTGTATTCTCGAGGTTTTGAACCTATGATCAAAGTATTTTTAGACGCAGTGATTACTAATGGTGCTAATCCTGTTTCACCCGAATCGTCAATTTTAACGCATAAAATTTGTACTGATTCATGTAAATAA
- a CDS encoding L-lactate permease has protein sequence MILVALSAVILPFVLLGIFNMPATKGMSISALIVLIEGYFIWKMPLNVVLASVFQGVHKTLPILWILFGALMMLNTLQHTGAIDRINLGFHNLSADMRVQVILVAYLFGALIEGVSGFGTPAMVTAPLMIALGFSPMAAVTLALVADSTPAAFGAVGTPLTVGLSNVSTKTEFLNLIGQKITQIDLFAGTFMPLMLLFLLTFFFGKKGGNKFQDWLKTAPWTFMIGLIYSFTAIAMSTFVGYEFVSILTPFITIIIAILTVKFRILLPKSTFEQPWTTSTKEINTENKSMPLLVAWSPYILVILMLLASRVFMPLKQFLTTAINFSWKGILGFSTINSDWEFLYSPGTLLTIAVLFGMFIQVKSFKSFFPTAKKVVFNMKSTAIALSVTLIMVQIFTNSGLNATKMASMPVFIATVVSKYLSSVWIFIAPFLGELGAFVTGSATVSTLTFGQIQSDIAVHANASREIVLAAQLIGAAAGNMICVHNIVSVSSVVGLTGQEGNILRKTALPALVYGLLVGIAGFVFLSL, from the coding sequence ATGATTCTTGTTGCGCTATCAGCCGTAATACTACCGTTCGTTTTGCTCGGAATTTTCAACATGCCTGCTACAAAGGGGATGTCTATCAGTGCGTTGATCGTTTTGATAGAAGGATATTTTATTTGGAAGATGCCACTTAATGTTGTTTTGGCGTCAGTTTTCCAAGGTGTACATAAGACACTACCAATTTTATGGATTCTATTTGGTGCCTTGATGATGCTCAACACCTTGCAGCATACAGGTGCCATTGATCGAATTAATTTAGGGTTCCATAACTTGTCAGCTGATATGCGTGTGCAAGTTATTCTAGTTGCTTACCTCTTTGGTGCACTAATAGAAGGTGTTTCAGGGTTCGGAACACCAGCAATGGTTACAGCTCCTTTAATGATTGCCTTAGGATTTTCACCAATGGCAGCTGTAACGCTGGCTTTAGTTGCGGATTCAACACCTGCAGCCTTTGGTGCAGTTGGAACGCCACTAACTGTTGGACTAAGTAATGTTTCTACTAAAACAGAATTTTTAAACCTAATCGGTCAAAAGATTACTCAAATCGATCTCTTTGCCGGAACATTTATGCCATTAATGTTACTTTTCTTGTTAACTTTCTTCTTCGGAAAGAAAGGTGGTAACAAGTTCCAAGATTGGCTAAAGACAGCACCATGGACCTTCATGATTGGTTTGATTTACAGCTTCACAGCCATCGCAATGTCAACATTCGTTGGTTATGAATTCGTATCAATCTTGACACCATTTATCACAATCATCATCGCAATATTAACAGTTAAATTTAGAATTTTACTTCCGAAATCAACGTTTGAACAACCATGGACAACATCAACAAAGGAAATTAACACTGAGAATAAATCGATGCCATTGTTAGTTGCTTGGTCACCATATATCTTAGTAATCCTGATGTTATTAGCTTCCAGAGTGTTCATGCCGCTCAAACAATTCTTAACAACTGCAATCAATTTCTCATGGAAAGGTATTCTCGGGTTCAGTACAATTAATTCGGACTGGGAATTCTTATACTCCCCAGGTACGTTGCTAACAATTGCCGTATTATTCGGAATGTTCATCCAAGTAAAATCGTTCAAGAGTTTCTTCCCAACAGCGAAAAAAGTTGTGTTCAATATGAAATCAACCGCGATTGCTTTGAGTGTTACTTTAATCATGGTTCAAATTTTTACTAATTCTGGATTAAATGCTACAAAGATGGCAAGTATGCCAGTATTTATTGCTACTGTAGTATCGAAGTACCTATCATCAGTTTGGATTTTCATCGCACCATTCTTAGGTGAATTAGGAGCCTTCGTTACTGGTAGTGCAACTGTTTCAACACTTACATTTGGACAAATTCAGTCCGATATTGCCGTACATGCGAATGCAAGTAGAGAAATTGTTTTGGCAGCCCAATTAATTGGTGCGGCAGCTGGTAACATGATTTGTGTTCACAATATTGTTTCTGTAAGTTCAGTCGTTGGATTAACTGGACAAGAAGGTAACATTTTGAGGAAGACTGCTCTACCAGCCTTAGTCTATGGATTATTAGTAGGTATCGCAGGATTCGTATTCTTAAGTTTATAA
- a CDS encoding cysteine hydrolase family protein produces MASHQALLIIDYTNDFVADKGALTCGEPGQAIDKGIAKLADNMRKDGDWVWFPTDVHRPFDHYHPESKLFPAHNVRDTWGRELYGETGKWFADNASKDTVKEFDKTRYSAFAGTDLDLRLRERGVDTLHLVGVCTDICVLHTAIDAYNLAYNIVIHKSCVATFNPAGQDWALDHFEKVLGAKVVK; encoded by the coding sequence ATGGCATCACATCAAGCTTTACTGATTATTGATTACACTAACGACTTCGTGGCAGACAAGGGTGCTCTTACTTGTGGCGAACCTGGTCAAGCTATCGACAAGGGAATTGCCAAATTGGCCGACAATATGCGTAAGGATGGCGACTGGGTATGGTTCCCAACTGACGTGCATCGTCCATTTGATCACTATCATCCTGAATCAAAGCTTTTCCCAGCTCACAATGTTCGTGATACTTGGGGACGTGAATTGTACGGTGAGACTGGTAAGTGGTTCGCTGACAATGCCTCGAAGGATACTGTCAAAGAATTCGACAAGACACGTTATAGCGCTTTTGCAGGGACAGATTTAGACCTACGTTTGCGTGAGCGTGGGGTTGATACACTCCATTTAGTCGGTGTTTGCACCGATATTTGTGTGCTACATACTGCAATTGACGCCTATAATTTGGCGTACAACATTGTCATTCACAAATCCTGCGTTGCCACATTTAATCCCGCAGGACAAGATTGGGCATTAGACCATTTTGAAAAAGTTTTAGGTGCGAAAGTAGTTAAATAG
- a CDS encoding DUF5993 family protein, with amino-acid sequence MDIIIMLIITFMFLRMIIRGKVTKADFAMWVVTAVLVLVLFKLHATSTLPISL; translated from the coding sequence ATGGACATTATCATAATGCTAATCATCACATTTATGTTCTTAAGGATGATTATTCGGGGAAAAGTGACAAAAGCTGATTTTGCAATGTGGGTAGTTACTGCAGTATTAGTTTTAGTCCTATTCAAATTGCACGCAACAAGCACTTTACCAATTAGTCTATAG
- a CDS encoding disulfide bond formation protein B — translation MNAQRSTVTSKLGFWGANLFLFAYNFVLAGGFFFQFALHEFPCPLCMIQRYFMMLASFGPLYIILSTKNGTINPQKFMRGYGLSVLAAFIGATASTRQILLHIAPNDPGYGSAVLGLHTYTWALISFLVVIVFCSFMMIFSKELCPSGSEYNVIATINIWIFAILIIANLFAIIAEEGFHFLLPSDPTKYLLFQ, via the coding sequence ATGAACGCACAAAGAAGTACTGTTACCTCAAAATTAGGCTTTTGGGGAGCAAACTTATTCTTATTTGCATATAACTTTGTATTGGCAGGAGGATTTTTCTTTCAATTCGCATTACACGAATTTCCATGTCCTCTTTGCATGATTCAAAGATATTTCATGATGTTGGCCAGCTTTGGTCCGCTATACATCATACTTTCAACAAAAAACGGCACCATCAATCCACAAAAATTTATGCGAGGCTATGGATTGTCAGTTTTAGCTGCCTTCATAGGGGCTACAGCTTCTACTAGACAAATTCTATTACACATCGCACCAAATGATCCTGGATATGGTTCAGCCGTCTTAGGGCTACACACATACACTTGGGCACTAATCAGTTTCTTAGTAGTCATCGTATTTTGTTCATTTATGATGATTTTTTCAAAAGAACTGTGTCCTTCAGGTAGCGAATACAATGTCATAGCCACAATTAATATTTGGATATTCGCAATATTAATCATCGCCAACCTATTCGCAATTATCGCTGAAGAAGGATTCCATTTCTTACTTCCAAGTGATCCAACTAAATATCTATTATTCCAGTAA
- a CDS encoding alpha/beta fold hydrolase, whose product MEQKFITSNGEVNVKVTGDLSSDKDVIVLVHGIDASLEYFDVITPYLEKNYSVVAVDLLGHGESAPAKNENYQMDSEAWAVWEALGKLKVVKPVILFGYGIGGLIVACMTEMHDIAVKGLVMLNTPANEKYAHVHTNTSVLGGMVSSSQVKAKLYFAKKFDQSTLPNPKVVQEASKKVERKTSKQLQKIAPEYLETSALNKRLRAIPKPALILYSDEDQILTEAGVKDAKASLMRVPDVKILDIEGAGHAAMLEKPEVIVEQIVSFNDVVTAAKGE is encoded by the coding sequence TTGGAACAAAAATTTATTACATCAAATGGCGAAGTAAATGTTAAAGTAACTGGCGATCTATCAAGCGACAAGGACGTTATTGTTCTTGTTCACGGGATCGATGCATCACTAGAATACTTTGACGTAATCACACCATATCTCGAAAAAAATTATTCGGTTGTTGCCGTTGATTTGTTGGGACATGGCGAATCTGCCCCTGCTAAAAACGAAAATTATCAAATGGATAGTGAAGCATGGGCTGTTTGGGAAGCACTCGGCAAGTTGAAAGTAGTAAAACCTGTCATCTTGTTCGGATACGGGATTGGTGGCTTGATCGTGGCATGTATGACAGAAATGCACGACATCGCAGTCAAAGGATTAGTTATGCTAAACACACCAGCCAACGAGAAATATGCACACGTCCACACAAACACATCTGTATTAGGTGGAATGGTATCCAGTTCCCAAGTAAAAGCCAAATTGTATTTTGCCAAAAAATTTGATCAATCAACATTGCCTAATCCCAAAGTCGTTCAAGAAGCTTCGAAAAAAGTCGAACGCAAAACTTCAAAACAATTACAAAAGATTGCTCCAGAATACTTAGAAACAAGTGCTTTGAACAAGCGCCTTCGCGCCATTCCAAAGCCAGCACTCATTTTGTATAGTGATGAAGACCAAATCCTAACAGAAGCCGGAGTTAAAGATGCCAAAGCATCATTAATGCGTGTGCCTGATGTTAAGATTCTCGATATCGAAGGTGCCGGCCATGCCGCAATGTTAGAGAAGCCAGAGGTAATAGTTGAACAAATCGTTTCGTTTAACGATGTTGTTACAGCTGCTAAGGGCGAATAA
- a CDS encoding DUF1003 domain-containing protein, with protein MPSEKNKVCVICGKHFSASEGLFLRDLNSRLKAKIVARADFARNSSFICLKDLQAIRIEDMQSIIDQDLEADQKMNAELQKELAKDTYVIRNLNDTVNGQLTRGQKTADAVAKFGGSWGFIITFVIILIVWMTINVVHLFGVNFDPYPFILLNLFLSCVAAIQAPIIMMSQNRSAERDRFDAENDYRTNTKSEMEIRILHKKIDQMNEVQWPHILDMEKMQIEVLSEIQNEIQTIKLEQETLKSNSRNKRHPSRVTHERF; from the coding sequence ATGCCAAGTGAAAAAAATAAAGTTTGCGTAATTTGTGGAAAACATTTTTCAGCCTCCGAAGGTTTGTTCCTTCGAGACTTAAATTCTCGATTGAAAGCTAAAATTGTTGCCCGAGCAGATTTTGCTCGAAATTCATCGTTCATCTGCTTGAAAGATCTTCAGGCTATTCGAATAGAAGATATGCAATCTATCATCGATCAGGACCTTGAAGCTGACCAGAAAATGAACGCTGAATTACAGAAGGAATTAGCAAAAGATACTTACGTCATTCGAAATTTGAACGATACGGTCAATGGGCAATTGACGCGGGGCCAAAAAACAGCCGACGCAGTAGCCAAGTTTGGCGGTAGCTGGGGATTCATCATCACTTTTGTAATAATTTTGATTGTCTGGATGACGATTAACGTCGTGCATTTATTCGGCGTCAATTTCGATCCCTACCCCTTCATTTTGCTAAATCTATTTTTAAGTTGTGTGGCTGCGATTCAAGCACCAATTATCATGATGAGTCAAAACAGATCCGCAGAACGTGACCGTTTTGACGCTGAAAATGATTATCGCACCAACACTAAATCTGAAATGGAAATTAGAATATTACATAAAAAAATTGATCAAATGAACGAGGTTCAATGGCCTCACATTTTGGATATGGAAAAGATGCAGATTGAAGTACTTAGTGAAATCCAAAATGAAATTCAAACTATTAAGCTTGAACAAGAGACTCTTAAATCCAATTCGCGGAATAAGCGACACCCCTCACGGGTCACACACGAACGATTTTAG
- a CDS encoding ImmA/IrrE family metallo-endopeptidase, with amino-acid sequence MDELLEFLFNYAIDHGIGFVMMKDAKPNWPSVSVPDSGLIFINRNIANQNELPFQVAHEIGHMICNEDYPQSNVSNTVKLKCEKQANEFAIELLLKYCRFTDNEIENPLEFMNEFDIPDKFQALIRSKFNLDSSESIAE; translated from the coding sequence ATGGATGAACTTTTAGAATTCCTGTTTAACTATGCAATTGATCACGGTATTGGGTTTGTAATGATGAAGGATGCAAAACCTAACTGGCCATCTGTATCAGTTCCAGACAGTGGTCTTATTTTTATTAATAGAAATATCGCTAATCAAAATGAATTGCCATTTCAAGTTGCACATGAAATTGGTCATATGATCTGTAATGAGGATTATCCTCAATCTAATGTTTCCAATACCGTAAAGTTGAAATGTGAGAAGCAAGCTAACGAGTTTGCGATTGAATTATTATTGAAATATTGTCGATTCACCGACAATGAAATTGAGAATCCACTAGAATTTATGAATGAATTTGACATTCCTGACAAGTTTCAAGCTTTAATCCGTAGTAAATTCAATTTGGACTCGTCCGAATCAATAGCTGAGTAA
- a CDS encoding helix-turn-helix domain-containing protein, whose amino-acid sequence MTVFDRTKEISKKRGMSLQQVAEKSGIGRNSIYHWKTQNPSIGNLNKVAKTLNISADYLLGTAEDQSSSEQTKEIDLKNAMNSEHTMMSWDGKQIPPEELEIIRRILDGGKNK is encoded by the coding sequence ATGACAGTCTTTGACCGAACTAAAGAAATTTCAAAAAAAAGAGGAATGAGTCTACAACAAGTTGCCGAGAAGTCTGGCATAGGTAGAAATTCTATCTATCATTGGAAGACTCAAAACCCTAGTATTGGAAATTTAAATAAGGTTGCGAAAACTCTAAATATATCAGCGGACTATCTTTTGGGAACAGCAGAGGATCAATCTTCTAGTGAGCAAACTAAGGAGATTGATCTGAAAAATGCCATGAATAGTGAACACACTATGATGAGTTGGGATGGTAAACAGATTCCACCAGAAGAATTGGAAATTATCAGACGTATTTTGGATGGAGGGAAGAATAAGTAA
- a CDS encoding ammonium transporter, whose protein sequence is MDSAFMILSVLLVWVMTPGIAIYYGGFIPAKDRTKMLLEIFLMFGVVGLLWFTIGYPLSFLGNNFGIIGDIKHIFLGGYSLTALYPNTKISNSIFILFQMMFAILTPGLFLGSIASKKSTKYIVAFVAIWSLLVYYPMVHMVWSSTGFLAKLGVLDFAGGTVIHIDAGVTALILSTFAVSKHKETDDGTHGNAFWVLLGTVLLWIGWYGFNAGSALALSAQGIQAFFTTTMAPVAAMITYALLEDHFKKQISMNGICTGVICGLVGITPATGFVTLPASLIIGLISAAGSYLFINVLKQKWHVHDYLDIFGSHGVSGIIGSLATGLFATKSINPAVVNNGLLEGGGFKQFGLQAFAVVFAFAFIFVMNFIIVKVLKKVFKESSSRSHIHHDVLGHVHA, encoded by the coding sequence ATGGATAGTGCATTTATGATTTTGTCAGTTCTATTGGTATGGGTAATGACTCCCGGTATCGCCATATACTACGGCGGATTTATACCGGCTAAAGATAGAACAAAAATGTTGTTAGAAATATTTTTAATGTTTGGAGTTGTCGGACTTCTTTGGTTCACAATTGGATATCCATTATCATTCTTGGGTAATAATTTCGGAATTATTGGTGACATCAAGCATATTTTCTTAGGGGGATACAGCTTAACTGCCTTATATCCTAATACAAAGATTTCAAATTCAATCTTTATTTTGTTCCAAATGATGTTCGCAATTTTAACACCAGGCCTATTCTTAGGTTCAATTGCATCAAAGAAATCTACAAAATATATTGTAGCTTTCGTCGCCATCTGGTCACTATTGGTCTATTACCCAATGGTTCACATGGTTTGGTCTAGCACGGGATTTCTCGCAAAATTAGGAGTACTTGATTTTGCTGGTGGCACGGTTATTCATATTGATGCTGGTGTTACAGCATTGATTCTTTCAACATTCGCCGTTTCAAAGCACAAGGAAACAGACGATGGAACACATGGAAATGCATTCTGGGTTCTATTAGGTACAGTTCTTCTCTGGATAGGTTGGTATGGATTCAACGCTGGTTCTGCCTTAGCATTAAGTGCTCAAGGTATCCAAGCATTCTTCACAACAACCATGGCTCCGGTTGCAGCAATGATTACATATGCATTGCTAGAGGATCACTTTAAGAAACAAATTTCTATGAACGGAATTTGTACAGGTGTTATCTGCGGATTAGTTGGTATTACACCAGCCACAGGTTTTGTAACGCTCCCAGCATCATTAATCATTGGATTAATTTCAGCTGCAGGTAGTTACTTATTCATCAACGTTTTGAAGCAAAAATGGCACGTTCACGATTACCTTGATATCTTCGGATCACACGGTGTCAGTGGTATCATCGGATCTCTTGCCACAGGATTATTTGCTACAAAATCAATCAATCCGGCTGTTGTAAACAATGGTTTACTCGAAGGTGGCGGATTCAAACAGTTTGGTCTCCAAGCTTTCGCGGTTGTTTTTGCTTTCGCATTTATCTTTGTTATGAACTTTATTATTGTTAAAGTTTTGAAGAAAGTGTTTAAGGAAAGTTCTAGTCGTAGTCATATTCATCATGATGTTTTGGGTCATGTACATGCCTAA
- a CDS encoding TetR/AcrR family transcriptional regulator, protein MNSRDKQAEKTKNAILEVASDNFLSQGYQATSTRKIAQALDITQPNMYHYYKNKKVLYIKSIEHAIGGFSQALYQTYDDNKGKSFEELLTIISTFMIENFKINYFMMMHDINTFFSDEEKKTIGQTWDIGYYKVLNNVFEDHKDELRTDLPLPAQVGTFLTMLLPYIEYNDAKRKRNIANLGTMVQIFIHGIKKD, encoded by the coding sequence ATGAATTCACGAGACAAACAAGCTGAAAAAACTAAAAATGCAATTCTAGAGGTTGCCTCAGATAACTTTCTTTCTCAAGGTTATCAAGCGACTTCAACTAGAAAAATTGCTCAGGCTTTGGACATTACTCAACCAAATATGTACCACTACTATAAAAATAAAAAGGTGCTCTACATTAAATCGATTGAGCACGCTATTGGTGGCTTCAGCCAAGCTCTTTACCAAACATATGACGACAATAAGGGTAAGAGCTTTGAAGAATTATTAACAATTATTTCTACATTTATGATTGAAAATTTTAAAATAAATTATTTCATGATGATGCATGATATCAATACGTTTTTCTCAGATGAGGAAAAAAAGACTATTGGTCAAACTTGGGATATCGGTTACTATAAGGTACTGAATAACGTCTTCGAGGATCACAAAGACGAGCTTCGTACTGATTTACCTTTACCAGCACAAGTAGGAACATTCTTGACGATGTTATTGCCATACATAGAGTACAATGATGCTAAGCGTAAGCGAAATATCGCTAATTTAGGTACCATGGTACAAATCTTTATCCATGGTATAAAGAAGGATTAG
- a CDS encoding NAD(P)/FAD-dependent oxidoreductase, translated as MAHILILGAGYGGLKAARDLAKTTPADTQIDLVDKNVLHVEKTALHMVAAGTAKPESVSFDIRDVIPSNVNFIQATVSKFDLDSKTVSFSDHEDIQYDYVIVSLGFRSEDFGLEGADEHALILQDLDTASEIYKTINKNVANYKKSQDPKDLSIAVCGAGFTGIEVLGELVDTAKILKAKYGVPEIKVTCLEMATRILPMFDEELSNYAVSYLEKNGIKLLTGAKISKIEDGAVVYKDGEDNEHKVEASTIVWTVGVSGVDVIKESGVEARRNRVMTTPFLNTEDHPEAFFIGDDSAIIPEGQERPLPTTGQLATAEGGAVAFNIASALAGTQLKPFTYKSAGTVASLGQNHGIAQVGSRKFKGVTASLIKHLAADRSFLEMGGLKTALKKGSL; from the coding sequence ATGGCACATATTTTAATTTTAGGCGCAGGATACGGTGGTTTAAAGGCAGCTAGAGATCTAGCTAAGACAACACCAGCAGATACTCAAATCGACTTGGTTGACAAAAACGTTTTACACGTTGAAAAAACAGCACTACACATGGTAGCTGCTGGTACAGCAAAACCAGAATCAGTAAGTTTTGATATCCGCGATGTTATTCCTTCAAACGTTAACTTTATCCAAGCCACAGTTTCTAAGTTTGACCTAGACAGCAAAACAGTTTCTTTCTCAGACCATGAGGACATTCAATATGACTATGTTATCGTATCCCTTGGCTTCCGTTCAGAAGATTTCGGACTAGAAGGTGCCGATGAGCATGCTCTTATCCTTCAAGATCTTGATACAGCTTCAGAAATTTACAAGACAATCAACAAAAATGTTGCTAACTACAAGAAGTCACAAGATCCAAAAGACCTCTCAATCGCAGTTTGTGGTGCCGGATTTACTGGTATCGAAGTTCTTGGTGAATTAGTTGATACTGCCAAAATCTTGAAAGCTAAATATGGCGTTCCCGAAATTAAGGTTACATGTCTAGAAATGGCTACACGTATCTTACCTATGTTTGATGAAGAGCTATCAAACTATGCAGTTTCATACCTAGAAAAGAACGGTATCAAACTACTTACAGGTGCTAAGATTTCTAAAATTGAAGATGGCGCTGTTGTTTACAAAGACGGTGAAGACAACGAACACAAAGTTGAAGCAAGTACAATTGTTTGGACTGTTGGTGTTAGTGGTGTCGACGTTATCAAAGAATCTGGTGTCGAAGCAAGAAGAAACCGTGTTATGACAACACCATTCTTGAACACTGAAGATCACCCCGAAGCATTCTTTATCGGTGACGACTCAGCCATTATCCCTGAAGGACAAGAACGTCCATTACCAACAACTGGTCAATTAGCTACTGCTGAAGGTGGCGCTGTTGCATTCAACATCGCTTCTGCTTTGGCCGGTACACAATTGAAACCATTCACTTATAAATCAGCTGGTACAGTTGCATCTCTTGGACAAAACCATGGTATTGCTCAAGTTGGTTCACGTAAGTTCAAAGGTGTTACAGCATCTCTTATCAAGCATCTTGCTGCTGACAGAAGTTTCCTTGAAATGGGTGGTTTGAAGACCGCTCTTAAAAAGGGTTCACTTTAA